The proteins below are encoded in one region of Hordeum vulgare subsp. vulgare chromosome 3H, MorexV3_pseudomolecules_assembly, whole genome shotgun sequence:
- the LOC123445047 gene encoding PTI1-like tyrosine-protein kinase 1 produces MWRRCICCQAAEFDENENGRAKSKAKAPTNNVDGMKKGLKDSATVKAEPQDSAPSINIPVLSLDELIEKTDDFGAKALIGEGSYGRVYYAVLDNGTKMAVKKLDSTENEPISEFSTQVSLVSRLKHENFVDILGYCMERNLRIVAYEFATMGSLHDVLHGRKGVQGAQPGPPLNWMQRMKIAVDAAKGLEYLHEKVQPSIVHRDVRSSNILLFEDFKAKIADFNLSNQAPDMAARLHSTRVLGTFGYHAPEYAMTGQLTQKSDVYSFGVVLLELLTGRKPVDHTAPRGQQSLVTWATPRLTEDKVTACIDPRLEGEYPPKGVAKLGAVAALCVQYEAEFRPSMSIVVKALSPLTLSRQTPPAPPPALDS; encoded by the exons ATGTGGCGTCGCTGCATTTGCTGTCAAGCCGCTGAGTTTGATGAGAATGAAAATGGGCGTGCCAAGTCCAAGGCCAAGGCCCCAACAAATAACGTAGATG GAATGAAAAAGGGTTTGAAAGATTCAGCTACTGTGAAAGCAGAGCCACAAGATTCAGCTCCCTCTATCAATATTCCTGTTCTATCTTTGGATGAATTAATTGAAAAGACTGATGATTTTGGGGCAAAGGCTTTAATAGGCGAAGGATCTTATGGGAGAGTGTACTACGCTGTGcttgataatgggacaaaaatggcAGTGAAGAAACTTGATTCTACTGAAAATGAGCCCATATCAGAATTCTCGACTCAG GTTTCCTTGGTTTCAAGATTGAAACATGAAAACTTCGTAGACATATTGGGATACTGTATGGAGCGTAACCTTCGCATAGTAGCCTATGAGTTTGCCACCATGGGGTCTCTGCATGATGTTCTACATG GAAGAAAAGGAGTACAAGGTGCACAACCTGGTCCACCACTTAATTGGATGCAGCGAATGAAAATTGCTGTTGATGCTGCCAAAGGACTTGAATACCTGCACGAGAAGGTCCAGCCTTCTATTGTACATAGAGATGTTAGATCCAGCAACATCCTCTTATTTGAGGACTTCAAGGCCAAGATTGCAGATTTCAATCTTTCAAATCAGGCTCCAGATATGGCTGCTCGGTTGCATTCTACTCGTGTGTTGGGAACCTTCGGTTATCATGCCCCAGA GTACGCAATGACTGGTCAGCTGACCCAGAAAAGTGATGTGTATAGTTTTGGGGTTGTTCTCTTGGAACTTCTGACAGGAAGAAAGCCTGTGGACCATACAGCGCCCCGAGGGCAGCAGAGCCTGGTTACATGG GCTACACCAAGATTAACCGAAGACAAGGTGACGGCTTGCATAGATCCCCGGTTGGAGGGTGAATATCCGCCAAAGGGAGTTGCAAAG CTTGGGGCGGTAGCAGCTCTGTGTGTGCAATATGAAGCCGAGTTCCGTCCAAGCATGAGCATTGTGGTGAAGGCTTTATCTCCCCTGACCTTGAGCAGGCAAACTCCACCTGCGCCACCACCAGCGCTGGACAGTTGA